In Carya illinoinensis cultivar Pawnee chromosome 7, C.illinoinensisPawnee_v1, whole genome shotgun sequence, the following are encoded in one genomic region:
- the LOC122315419 gene encoding uncharacterized protein LOC122315419, with protein sequence MDIDVIARGFCKKYNHFPGDGLGSYHDARYLVICRLSGSKILKLLLRSLVLALLIVSFPRLGSIVRGFLASSPVTPEAEVGADLTNLGHLPLIFRDLTNEGLLKVGEKAVFLSNGEEAKYRPLQVLRDHEMDVISITNLERQSSIQSETFDFAWTSNFPAAADFIDRTLKIGGIVAIKLGENPLVTLNGPSNYKLVYISRRFESTVVAMKKTGLAELNLATKRKLCGETSEAKKAALQNLEDVLLEPPRAASGKSSRYLKRTRYLPDLMGDNLESYPRRVFIDVGLPEKEGGSGTNWFAKHYPTRNKDFEMYKIETVTEGKEVPQIGMSEWLKKNVRDEEYVVMKSEAEVVEEMVKSKAIRLVDELFLECKPQGHTSRKNENKYRSRRAYWECLALYGRLRDEGVAVHQWWG encoded by the coding sequence ATGGACATCGACGTCATAGCTCGAGGTTTCTGCAAGAAATACAATCACTTTCCCGGAGATGGGCTTGGATCGTACCATGATGCTCGATATTTAGTCATCTGCAGGCTCTCCGGCTCCAAGATTTTGAAACTTCTCTTGCGCTCCTTGGTTTTGGCGTTGCTCATTGTTTCTTTCCCACGGCTAGGGTCGATTGTTAGAGGATTCTTGGCCTCTTCACCAGTCACTCCTGAGGCTGAAGTTGGAGCCGATCTGACAAATCTCGGACATTTGCCTTTGATCTTCCGTGATTTGACAAATGAAGGCCTCCTGAAAGTGGGAGAGAAAGCTGTTTTCCTAAGCAATGGCGAGGAAGCTAAATACAGGCCACTGCAGGTTCTAAGGGACCATGAAATGGACGTCATCTCCATCACGAATTTGGAGCGACAGAGCTCGATTCAGAGCGAAACTTTTGACTTCGCGTGGACATCTAACTTCCCAGCTGCCGCAGATTTCATCGACCGGACCCTCAAGATAGGCGGCATTGTCGCCATTAAGCTCGGTGAAAATCCATTGGTTACATTGAACGGGCCGTCCAACTATAAACTCGTCTACATCAGCCGTCGCTTCGAGTCGACCGTCGTGGCCATGAAGAAAACCGGTCTTGCTGAACTCAATTTGGCCACAAAAAGAAAGCTATGTGGGGAGACATCGGAAGCGAAAAAGGCTGCGCTCCAGAACCTCGAAGACGTTCTCCTTGAGCCGCCACGGGCAGCTTCAGGGAAATCAAGCCGCTATTTGAAACGAACCAGGTACCTTCCTGATCTAATGGGCGACAACCTCGAAAGCTACCCACGGCGTGTGTTCATAGACGTTGGATTGCCAGAGAAGGAAGGCGGTAGCGGAACTAATTGGTTCGCAAAGCATTATCCGACAAGGAATAAGGACTTCGAGATGTACAAGATCGAGACAGTGACGGAAGGCAAGGAGGTCCCGCAAATCGGGATGTCGGAGTGGTTGAAGAAGAATGTAAGAGACGAGGAGTATGTGGTGATGAAGTCAGAGGCTGAAGTAGTGGAGGAGATGGTGAAGAGCAAGGCGATAAGGTTGGTGGACGAGCTTTTCTTGGAATGCAAGCCACAAGGTCACACTAGTAGGaagaatgaaaacaaatatAGAAGCCGAAGGGCTTACTGGGAATGCTTGGCACTGTACGGACGGCTGAGGGATGAAGGTGTTGCGGTGCACCAGTGGTGGGGTTGA
- the LOC122315594 gene encoding mitochondrial uncoupling protein 5-like — MGLKGFVEGGIASIVAGCSTHPLDLIKVRMQLQGEKLHAPNPLPVQSLRPALAFHQPSATVPTTNLHVQPQLAPPLRLGGPISVGVRIFQTEGVAALFSGVSATVLRQTLYSTTRMGLYDVLKHKWTDPDKDQFPLLRKISAGLIAGAVGAAVGNPADVAMVRMQADGRLPAAQRRNYASVIDAITRMSKQEGVASLWRGSALTVNRAMIVTASQLASYDQFKEMILEKQVMNDGLGTHVTASFAAGFVAAVASNPVDVIKTRVMNMKVEPGAAPPYSGAVDCAIKTIRVEGPMALYKGFIPTVCRQGPFTVVLFVTLEQVRKILKEF, encoded by the coding sequence ATGGGTCTCAAGGGCTTCGTCGAAGGCGGTATTGCTTCCATTGTCGCTGGCTGTTCCACTCACCCTCTGGATCTGATCAAAGTCCGCATGCAACTCCAGGGTGAGAAACTTCACGCTCCCAATCCACTGCCCGTCCAAAGTCTCCGCCCCGCATTGGCTTTCCACCAGCCCTCTGCCACTGTGCCCACCACCAACCTCCATGTCCAACCACAGCTGGCGCCGCCGCTTCGCCTGGGAGGACCCATCTCCGTCGGTGTACGAATTTTCCAGACCGAAGGCGTGGCAGCCTTGTTTTCCGGGGTCTCCGCCACCGTGCTCCGCCAAACACTCTATTCCACCACCCGCATGGGCCTCTACGACGTTCTCAAACACAAGTGGACCGACCCGGATAAGGATCAATTCCCATTGCTGCGCAAAATATCAGCCGGTTTGATTGCCGGAGCTGTCGGTGCGGCCGTCGGAAACCCAGCTGACGTTGCCATGGTCCGAATGCAAGCTGACGGGCGGCTCCCGGCGGCTCAAAGGCGCAACTATGCGAGCGTGATCGATGCGATCACGCGCATGTCGAAGCAGGAAGGCGTGGCAAGCCTATGGCGCGGCTCGGCTCTAACCGTGAATCGTGCCATGATCGTGACGGCTTCGCAGCTGGCGTCGTACGACCAGTTCAAGGAGATGATCTTGGAGAAGCAAGTGATGAACGACGGGTTAGGGACCCACGTGACGGCGAGTTTCGCAGCAGGTTTTGTAGCGGCGGTGGCGTCGAACCCGGTGGACGTGATCAAAACTCGGGTAATGAATATGAAGGTGGAGCCAGGGGCGGCCCCTCCTTACAGTGGGGCCGTGGACTGTGCTATTAAGACGATAAGGGTTGAGGGCCCCATGGCTCTGTACAAGGGGTTTATACCAACTGTATGTAGGCAGGGACCCTTCACGGTGGTACTGTTTGTGACACTTGAGCAAGTCAGGAAGATACTCAAAGAGTTCtaa
- the LOC122316878 gene encoding aspartyl protease AED3, with translation MDLRIATISFIFSLLITTNRAFDPCASQSDGSDLSVFPTYGKCSPFEPPKTDSWVNTVMKMASKDPERVKYLASLGAQKKVVSAPIASGQQLFNLANYVVRVQLGTPGQPMFMVLDTSNDAAWVPCAGCTGCSNTAFSTNTSSTYGWLDCSVPQCSQVRGSTCPLTGSVPCLFNQSYGGDSSFTATLVQDSLGLGADVVPNYHFGCISSVSGGSIPPQGLLGLGRGPLSLMSQSGSLYSGVFSYCLPSFKSYYFSGSLKLGPASQPKNIRTTPLLRNPHRSSLYYLNLTGISIGRVLVPIAPEHLAYDPITGAGTIIDSGTVVTRFVEPIYTAIRDEFRKQVKGPFSSLGVFDTCFAATSEAMTPRVTFHFTGLDLVLPVENSLIHSSSGTLACLSMAAAPNNVNSVLNVIANLQQQNLRIMFDVTNSRLGIARELCN, from the coding sequence ATGGACTTGAGAATTGCCACAATATCGTTTATCTTCTCTCTTCTTATCACCACCAACAGAGCCTTTGATCCCTGTGCCTCCCAATCGGACGGCTCAGACCTCTCTGTCTTTCCCACCTATGGCAAATGCTCTCCGTTCGAACCACCCAAGACCGACTCGTGGGTCAACACGGTCATGAAAATGGCCTCTAAGGACCCGGAAAGGGTCAAATACTTGGCGAGCCTAGGTGCCCAAAAGAAGGTCGTCTCTGCCCCGATAGCAtcgggtcagcaactctttAACCTCGCCAACTACGTCGTCCGAGTCCAACTCGGTACGCCGGGTCAACCCATGTTCATGGTCCTGGACACCAGCAACGACGCTGCGTGGGTCCCGTGCGCCGGTTGCACCGGGTGCTCCAACACAGCTTTTTCGACCAACACTTCGTCTACTTACGGGTGGTTGGATTGCTCCGTGCCTCAGTGCTCTCAGGTCAGAGGATCCACGTGCCCGTTGACGGGGTCCGTTCCGTGCCTCTTTAACCAATCCTACGGTGGAGATTCATCTTTCACGGCCACCCTAGTTCAGGACTCTCTCGGATTAGGCGCTGATGTAGTTCCGAACTACCATTTTGGGTGTATTAGCTCCGTCTCCGGAGGGTCAATACCACCGCAAGGGCTGTTGGGACTGGGTCGTGGACCCTTGTCCTTGATGTCACAGTCCGGGTCACTCTACTCCGGCGTGTTCTCGTACTGTCTACCCAGTTTCAAATCCTACTACTTCTCTGGGTCACTCAAACTCGGTCCCGCTAGCCAACCCAAGAACATCCGGACCACCCCACTTCTCCGGAACCCGCACCGTTCATCCTTGTACTATTTGAACCTCACCGGAATCAGCATTGGTCGTGTTCTCGTCCCCATTGCTCCCGAACATCTAGCATATGATCCTATCACCGGCGCCGGAACCATCATAGACTCGGGCACGGTCGTGACCCGATTTGTCGAACCCATTTACACGGCTATCCGGGACGAATTCAGGAAACAAGTGAAAGGTCCATTCTCATCGCTTGGTGTGTTCGATACGTGCTTCGCTGCCACCAGCGAAGCTATGACGCCCCGAGTGACGTTTCATTTCACGGGCTTGGACTTGGTGCTGCCAGTGGAGAATAGCTTGATCCATAGCAGTTCTGGGACTCTGGCATGTTTGTCTATGGCGGCGGCGCCGAATAATGTGAACTCGGTGTTGAATGTTATAGCCAATCTGCAGCAGCAAAACCTTAGGATCATGTTTGATGTTACGAATTCTCGCTTGGGAATTGCACGTGaactatgtaattag